One stretch of Streptomyces hygroscopicus DNA includes these proteins:
- a CDS encoding acyl transferase, protein MSSNPSTGVTTAFLFPGQGGFDGEALRRAKERHPQIGRVFERLDAVTEELYARRISEVLFGERKADLRDLLDNDPWASQVAIYGAGLAAYEILAAQGATPDVLAGHSLGEITALVAAGAFSVEDGVRIVAQRVAVIERQGGVDGRMVALAASAERTRKLLELVDEPLLAVATENHDEQTVVSGPAKILDRVVAIAGQLDVGAIEIDTPFPFHTPALAPAAPEFAAYVRKLDQHPLNRPVYSPILQRYYEPGDVLADLLAEHFTRPVRFAAAVRHLRESGAEVFVEAGGRAALSKLVAKVTDGSEVRSLPTLALTGGRLALDGTLEALREAGLAAPERGGLAELLAPSVPSDVFAAYWSERGHMVLELVRTELDAFRKSAEAERAEPESAVEAAPETAPAAPSASSASEPRPEEYDRERLFDELRTLYAEALEYPEDVFEDEVQLEAELGVDSVKQVELLSRVSSRYGLPPRESGFRLATYNTMGKITDFVLQQMNDQGAHAPASATG, encoded by the coding sequence ATGTCCAGCAATCCGTCCACAGGCGTCACCACGGCCTTTCTCTTCCCCGGACAAGGCGGCTTCGACGGCGAGGCGCTCCGCCGGGCCAAGGAGCGCCATCCCCAGATCGGCCGGGTCTTCGAGCGGCTCGACGCCGTGACCGAGGAGCTCTACGCCCGCCGCATCTCCGAGGTGCTCTTCGGCGAGCGCAAGGCCGATCTGCGCGATCTGCTCGACAACGACCCCTGGGCCTCCCAGGTCGCCATCTACGGCGCGGGCCTGGCCGCCTACGAGATCCTCGCCGCCCAGGGCGCCACCCCCGACGTTCTGGCCGGGCACAGCCTCGGCGAGATCACCGCCCTGGTGGCGGCCGGGGCGTTCTCGGTCGAGGACGGGGTCCGGATCGTCGCCCAGCGCGTCGCCGTGATCGAGCGGCAGGGCGGTGTCGACGGCCGCATGGTGGCCCTGGCCGCGAGCGCCGAGCGCACCCGCAAGCTGCTGGAGCTGGTGGACGAGCCGCTGCTGGCCGTCGCCACCGAGAACCACGACGAGCAGACCGTGGTCAGCGGCCCCGCCAAAATCCTGGACCGGGTCGTGGCGATCGCCGGACAGCTGGACGTGGGCGCCATCGAGATCGACACCCCCTTCCCCTTCCACACCCCGGCGCTCGCCCCCGCCGCCCCCGAGTTCGCCGCCTACGTACGGAAGCTGGACCAGCATCCGCTGAACCGCCCGGTCTACTCGCCGATCCTGCAGCGCTACTACGAGCCGGGCGATGTGCTCGCCGATCTGCTGGCCGAGCACTTCACCCGGCCGGTGCGGTTCGCCGCGGCCGTACGGCATCTGCGGGAGAGCGGCGCCGAGGTGTTCGTGGAGGCGGGCGGGCGCGCCGCGCTCTCCAAGCTGGTCGCCAAGGTGACCGATGGCTCCGAGGTGCGGTCGCTGCCCACGCTGGCCCTGACCGGGGGACGGCTCGCCCTCGACGGAACCCTCGAGGCGCTGCGCGAGGCCGGTCTGGCCGCGCCCGAGCGCGGCGGGCTGGCCGAGCTGCTGGCCCCCTCGGTGCCCTCCGACGTCTTCGCGGCGTACTGGAGCGAGCGCGGCCACATGGTGCTGGAGCTGGTCCGCACCGAACTGGACGCCTTCCGCAAGTCCGCCGAGGCCGAGCGCGCCGAGCCCGAGTCCGCCGTCGAGGCCGCTCCCGAGACCGCCCCCGCGGCCCCGTCGGCCTCGTCCGCGTCCGAGCCGCGGCCGGAGGAGTATGACCGCGAGCGGCTCTTCGACGAGCTGCGGACCCTCTACGCCGAGGCGCTCGAATACCCCGAGGACGTCTTCGAGGACGAGGTGCAGCTCGAGGCCGAGCTGGGAGTCGACTCCGTCAAGCAGGTCGAACTCCTGTCGCGGGTCTCCAGTCGGTACGGGCTGCCGCCGCGCGAGTCCGGCTTCCGGCTGGCCACCTACAACACCATGGGCAAGATCACCGACTTTGTGCTGCAGCAGATGAACGACCAGGGGGCCCATGCGCCGGCCTCCGCCACGGGCTGA
- a CDS encoding FAD dependent oxidoreductase — MYDVIVVGARISGASTAMLLARAGYRVLLLDRAKFPGGKGAATNLVHPPGILRLKRWGLLDEVAATGCPPIHSYGLQSGPVQLMAKLPAVEGVAEAYSPERAKLDEILLEAAVKAGAELREQVALRELLTDSQGTVIGVRAETEDRTPLVEHARLVVGADGSNSTVARLVGAEKYDSHPVLNKSHWSYWADLPHDGKVRTYRHRHQHAFTWPTHDGLTIVGVALPVKDFKASPDQERDATVIAAFEDVDPEFAARLRETRRVDKWMTGAVPNFLRHCHGPGWALVGDAGYTRDPITAAGITDSLRGAELLVEAVEPALSGDRDLAAALADYARRRDALVGGHFRYTRDHAALADYNREELEFIRAMARSPHHGSGMVGMFATIVPPAEFYSPANIHALFEHIPPGPDPGWKIRMVRWLVRGAPRHLPPATRLADRLIAANLGSMGTFLLDSPVAGAA, encoded by the coding sequence ATGTACGACGTCATTGTGGTAGGAGCGCGCATCAGTGGGGCATCGACGGCGATGCTCCTGGCAAGAGCGGGATACCGGGTCCTTCTCCTGGACCGGGCCAAATTCCCCGGCGGCAAGGGGGCCGCCACAAATCTGGTTCACCCCCCGGGAATTCTCCGGCTGAAGCGCTGGGGACTGCTGGACGAGGTGGCGGCCACCGGCTGCCCGCCCATTCACTCCTACGGTCTGCAGAGCGGCCCCGTCCAGCTGATGGCCAAGCTGCCCGCCGTCGAGGGCGTGGCCGAGGCGTACTCCCCGGAGCGCGCCAAGCTGGACGAGATCCTGCTCGAGGCCGCCGTCAAGGCCGGGGCGGAGCTGCGGGAACAGGTCGCGCTGCGCGAACTGCTGACCGACAGCCAGGGCACTGTCATCGGCGTCCGGGCCGAAACCGAGGACCGCACTCCCCTCGTCGAGCACGCCCGGCTGGTGGTGGGCGCCGACGGCTCGAACTCCACCGTCGCCCGGCTGGTGGGGGCCGAGAAGTACGACTCCCACCCGGTGCTCAACAAGAGCCACTGGTCGTACTGGGCCGATCTGCCGCACGACGGCAAGGTGCGCACCTACCGCCACCGCCATCAGCACGCCTTCACCTGGCCCACCCACGACGGCCTCACCATCGTCGGAGTGGCCCTGCCGGTCAAGGACTTCAAGGCGTCCCCCGACCAGGAGCGCGACGCCACGGTCATCGCCGCCTTCGAGGACGTCGACCCCGAGTTCGCGGCGCGGCTGCGGGAGACCCGGCGCGTCGACAAGTGGATGACCGGCGCGGTCCCCAACTTCCTGCGCCACTGCCACGGCCCCGGCTGGGCCCTCGTCGGCGACGCGGGCTACACCCGCGACCCCATCACCGCCGCCGGTATCACCGACTCCCTGCGCGGTGCCGAACTGCTCGTGGAGGCCGTGGAGCCCGCCCTGTCCGGCGACCGTGACCTCGCCGCCGCGCTCGCCGACTACGCCCGGCGCCGCGACGCCCTGGTGGGCGGCCACTTCCGGTACACCCGCGACCATGCCGCACTCGCCGACTACAACCGCGAGGAGCTGGAGTTCATCCGGGCGATGGCGCGCAGCCCGCACCACGGCAGCGGCATGGTCGGGATGTTCGCCACGATCGTCCCGCCCGCCGAGTTCTACTCCCCGGCCAATATCCACGCCCTCTTCGAGCACATCCCGCCGGGCCCCGATCCGGGCTGGAAGATCCGGATGGTGCGCTGGCTCGTCCGCGGCGCCCCCAGACATCTGCCCCCGGCGACCCGGCTCGCCGACCGGCTGATCGCCGCCAACCTCGGGAGCATGGGCACCTTCCTGCTCGACTCCCCGGTCGCCGGCGCCGCCTAG
- a CDS encoding major facilitator transporter — MSDRSGPSGMNPVWTLVVSGLTVFMAALDNLVVITALPAIQKDLGTSLQDLEWTVNGYTLTFSVFLMAGAAAGDRFGRRRVFLAGLVVFTGASAAAALSGSADALIAARAVQGLGAAVVMPLTLTLLTVAVPERRRGLALGVWGALSGLAVALGPLIGGAVVEKISWEWIFWVNVPIGVLVLVLGLWKLAESTRPDTSLDPVGTVLVSLGVFGVVYALVSTTEHGWSSGRVIGFLAGGLVVLALFVAWELRTAEPMLPMRLFRNRAFSAVNAASLLMFAAMFGLVFLLTQFMQNIQGFSPLEAGVKMLPWTAMPVLVAPLAALLTARLGNRLVVAAGLLFEAVGLGWLASVVSADTAYADQVPGLVLGGIGLGLFFSPVAEMAMSIVAPRDQGIASGANNTFRELGGALGVAVLTSVFTTLGGYGSPQEFVDGLRPAAWIGAGIAALGCLAILTAPRGRTVPGETKVISSGAAEDSYTGNLPSRSRN; from the coding sequence ATGTCTGACCGTTCCGGCCCGAGCGGAATGAACCCCGTGTGGACGCTGGTGGTGTCCGGACTCACCGTCTTCATGGCCGCCTTGGACAACCTCGTCGTCATCACCGCGCTGCCCGCCATCCAGAAGGACCTGGGCACCAGCCTCCAGGACCTGGAGTGGACGGTGAACGGCTACACGCTCACCTTCTCGGTCTTCCTGATGGCCGGTGCGGCCGCCGGGGACCGGTTCGGGCGCCGCCGGGTCTTCCTGGCCGGCCTCGTCGTCTTCACCGGGGCCTCCGCCGCCGCGGCGCTGTCCGGCAGCGCGGACGCCCTGATCGCCGCCCGGGCCGTACAGGGCCTCGGGGCGGCCGTGGTGATGCCGCTGACGCTGACGCTGCTGACCGTCGCCGTCCCCGAGCGCCGGCGCGGTCTCGCGCTGGGCGTCTGGGGCGCGCTCAGCGGCCTCGCGGTCGCGCTCGGCCCGCTGATCGGCGGGGCCGTGGTGGAGAAGATCTCCTGGGAGTGGATCTTCTGGGTCAATGTGCCGATCGGCGTGCTGGTGCTGGTGCTCGGCCTCTGGAAGCTGGCCGAGTCCACCCGCCCGGACACCTCGCTCGACCCGGTGGGCACCGTCCTGGTCAGCCTCGGGGTCTTCGGTGTGGTCTACGCGCTGGTGTCCACCACCGAACACGGCTGGTCCAGCGGCCGGGTGATCGGCTTCCTGGCCGGCGGCCTCGTGGTCCTCGCGCTTTTCGTGGCCTGGGAGCTGCGCACCGCCGAACCCATGCTGCCGATGCGGCTGTTCCGCAACCGCGCGTTCAGCGCGGTCAACGCGGCCAGCCTGCTGATGTTCGCGGCCATGTTCGGACTGGTCTTCCTGCTCACCCAGTTCATGCAGAACATCCAGGGCTTCTCGCCGCTGGAGGCGGGCGTGAAGATGCTGCCGTGGACGGCGATGCCGGTTCTCGTCGCCCCGCTGGCGGCGCTGCTGACCGCCCGGCTCGGCAACCGTCTGGTGGTCGCCGCGGGTCTGCTGTTCGAGGCCGTGGGTCTTGGCTGGCTGGCGTCCGTGGTCAGCGCGGACACCGCCTACGCCGACCAGGTGCCCGGTCTGGTGCTCGGCGGAATCGGCCTCGGGCTGTTCTTCTCGCCCGTCGCGGAAATGGCGATGAGTATCGTCGCACCCCGCGACCAGGGAATCGCCTCGGGCGCCAACAACACCTTCCGGGAGCTCGGCGGCGCACTCGGCGTCGCGGTGCTCACCTCCGTATTCACCACGCTGGGCGGATACGGCTCGCCCCAGGAATTCGTGGACGGGCTGCGGCCCGCCGCCTGGATCGGCGCCGGAATCGCCGCCCTTGGCTGTCTGGCCATTCTCACGGCACCGCGCGGCCGTACCGTACCCGGCGAAACGAAGGTGATTTCTTCGGGCGCCGCCGAGGATTCATACACGGGAAACCTCCCGAGTCGGTCGCGCAACTAA
- a CDS encoding IclR family transcriptional regulator has product MAKNGAVGGSSHAERVFRVQRAFTQLGGRAHGPGALARAAELDDSTVYRILQSGVHQGIFVREGRGLYRLGSAAPQLGLKALAHSPAPDAAHALLEALRRATGGLAFLYLLAPFGGAHRQCADMAVGDSDLTELGMTPRAVQTVEHSLRVGAAGRAILAYLPETIQSEVLDRPVPAEAGPGAFRDDVRLLASLDRIRARGYALGHEECAAGWNECAAPVTWDGLVMGSVLVMKPKQVMTRCPVTVIGAVEQTAAALADLGRGHPAEPDENDARLK; this is encoded by the coding sequence GTGGCCAAGAATGGGGCCGTGGGCGGAAGCAGCCATGCCGAGAGGGTGTTCCGCGTGCAGCGGGCCTTCACCCAGCTCGGCGGACGGGCCCATGGGCCCGGGGCGCTGGCCAGAGCGGCGGAGCTGGATGATTCGACCGTCTACCGGATTCTGCAGTCCGGGGTGCACCAGGGCATCTTCGTCCGCGAGGGCCGGGGGCTGTACCGGCTGGGCTCGGCGGCCCCGCAGCTCGGTCTGAAGGCGCTGGCCCACTCGCCCGCGCCGGACGCCGCCCATGCCCTGCTGGAGGCGCTGCGCCGGGCCACCGGGGGGCTGGCCTTCCTCTATCTGCTGGCGCCGTTCGGCGGCGCCCACCGGCAGTGCGCCGATATGGCCGTGGGCGACTCCGATCTGACGGAGCTGGGGATGACGCCCCGTGCGGTGCAGACGGTCGAGCACTCGCTGCGGGTGGGCGCCGCGGGGCGGGCGATCCTGGCGTATCTGCCGGAGACGATCCAGTCGGAGGTGCTGGACCGGCCGGTGCCCGCCGAGGCCGGCCCCGGGGCCTTCCGGGACGATGTGCGGCTTCTCGCCTCGCTGGACCGGATCAGGGCGCGGGGCTACGCGCTGGGCCATGAGGAGTGCGCGGCGGGGTGGAACGAGTGCGCGGCGCCGGTCACTTGGGACGGGCTGGTGATGGGCTCGGTGCTGGTGATGAAGCCCAAACAGGTCATGACGCGGTGTCCGGTGACCGTCATCGGGGCGGTGGAGCAGACGGCGGCGGCGCTGGCCGATCTGGGGCGTGGCCATCCGGCAGAGCCGGATGAAAATGATGCGAGACTAAAGTAA
- a CDS encoding techoic acid ABC transporter ATP-binding protein, whose product MAEQILDKTAEAAKAEQTAQAAPVPSRVPTVIADDVHIVYRVNGGPKGKGSATAALSRLLGRKHAPGMREVHAVRGVTFVAYKGESIGLIGSNGSGKSTLLKAVAGLLPTERGKVYTNGQPSLLGVNAALMNDLTGERNVILGGLAMGMSREQVRERYQGIVDFSGINEKGDFITLPMRTYSSGMAARLRFSIAAAKDHDVLMIDEALATGDRKFQKRSEARIRELRQEAGTVFLVSHNNKSIRDTCDRVLWLEKGELLMDGPTDEVIKAYEKETGK is encoded by the coding sequence GTGGCTGAGCAAATCCTGGACAAGACTGCCGAGGCTGCCAAGGCGGAGCAGACCGCCCAGGCGGCTCCCGTACCGTCACGGGTGCCCACCGTCATCGCCGACGACGTCCACATCGTCTACCGGGTCAACGGCGGCCCCAAGGGGAAGGGCAGCGCCACCGCGGCCCTCAGCCGTTTGCTGGGCCGTAAGCACGCCCCGGGTATGCGCGAGGTGCACGCCGTGCGCGGGGTCACCTTCGTGGCGTACAAGGGCGAGTCGATCGGCCTGATCGGATCCAACGGTTCCGGTAAGTCGACCCTGCTCAAGGCCGTCGCGGGGCTGCTGCCCACCGAGCGCGGCAAGGTCTACACCAACGGCCAGCCGTCGCTGCTCGGGGTGAACGCGGCGCTGATGAACGACCTCACCGGTGAGCGGAACGTCATCCTCGGTGGTCTGGCCATGGGCATGTCGCGTGAGCAGGTCCGGGAGCGCTACCAGGGCATCGTGGACTTCTCGGGCATCAACGAGAAGGGTGACTTCATCACCCTCCCGATGCGCACGTACTCCTCCGGTATGGCGGCCCGGCTGCGCTTCTCCATCGCCGCGGCCAAGGACCACGACGTGCTGATGATCGACGAGGCGCTGGCCACCGGCGACAGGAAGTTCCAGAAGCGCTCCGAGGCCCGTATCCGCGAGCTGCGCCAGGAGGCCGGCACGGTCTTCCTCGTCAGCCACAACAACAAGTCGATCCGGGACACCTGTGACCGGGTGCTGTGGCTGGAGAAGGGCGAGCTGCTGATGGACGGCCCGACCGACGAGGTCATCAAGGCGTACGAGAAGGAGACCGGCAAGTAG
- a CDS encoding ABC transporter, with product MSAPPSADDGLSPGELAAKYELSVSGARVGLGDYIRQMWGRRHFILAFSQAKLTAQYSQAKLGQLWQVVTPLLNAAVYFFIFGLLLGGRGGMENDMYIPFLVTGVFVFTFSQNSAMAGVRAISGNLGLVRALHFPRASLPISFALQQLQQLLFSMIVLVVVLLGFGHFPAFAWILVIPALALQFVFNTGLALVLARMGAKTPDLAQLLPFILRTWMYASGVMYPLEHMLQKAGAHSWVSDLLLANPAAVYMDLMRYALISDYPSSSLPPHVWALAVGWAVLLGAGGFVYFWKAEEQYGRG from the coding sequence GTGAGTGCCCCGCCGTCAGCCGACGACGGCCTGTCCCCGGGCGAGCTGGCAGCGAAGTACGAGCTGTCGGTAAGCGGCGCCCGGGTGGGCCTCGGCGATTACATCCGCCAGATGTGGGGCAGGCGTCACTTCATCTTGGCCTTTTCGCAGGCCAAGCTCACCGCGCAGTACAGCCAGGCCAAGCTGGGCCAGCTGTGGCAGGTGGTGACCCCGCTGCTCAACGCCGCGGTGTACTTCTTCATCTTCGGCCTGCTGCTGGGCGGCAGGGGCGGAATGGAGAACGACATGTACATCCCGTTCCTGGTGACGGGTGTGTTCGTCTTCACTTTCTCGCAGAACTCCGCGATGGCCGGGGTGCGCGCCATCTCCGGGAACCTGGGGCTGGTGCGGGCCCTGCACTTCCCGCGGGCCTCGCTCCCCATCTCGTTCGCGCTTCAGCAGCTCCAGCAGCTGCTCTTCTCGATGATCGTGCTGGTCGTCGTGTTGCTGGGTTTCGGGCACTTCCCGGCCTTCGCGTGGATCCTGGTCATCCCGGCCCTGGCGCTGCAGTTCGTCTTCAACACCGGTCTGGCCCTGGTCCTGGCCCGGATGGGGGCAAAGACTCCCGACTTGGCGCAGCTGCTGCCGTTCATCCTGCGTACGTGGATGTACGCCTCCGGTGTGATGTATCCGCTGGAGCACATGCTCCAGAAGGCGGGGGCGCACTCCTGGGTCTCCGACCTTCTGCTGGCCAACCCGGCGGCGGTCTACATGGACCTGATGCGGTACGCCCTGATCAGCGACTACCCCTCGTCGAGCCTGCCGCCGCATGTCTGGGCGCTGGCAGTGGGGTGGGCGGTGCTGCTGGGCGCCGGGGGATTCGTGTACTTCTGGAAGGCAGAGGAGCAGTACGGCCGTGGCTGA
- a CDS encoding glycosyl transferase produces MKVGAVVLTMGNRPEELRELLDSVAKQDGDPVEVVVVGNGSPLPALPEGVRTIELPENVGIPAGRNVGIEAFGPGGSDVDVLLFLDDDGLLPGTDTAELCRQAFADDPELGIISFRIADPDTGVTQRRHVPRLRASDPLRSSRVTTFLGGANAVRTTVFQQVGGLPDDFFYAHEETDLAWRALDAGWMIDYRSDMVLHHPTTAPSRHAVYHRMVARNRVWLARRNLPALLVPVYLGVWLLLTLARRPSKTALRAWFGGFREGWKTPCGPRRPMKWRTVWRLTRLGRPPVI; encoded by the coding sequence ATGAAGGTCGGAGCGGTCGTCCTCACCATGGGCAATCGCCCCGAGGAGCTGCGCGAACTCCTCGACTCGGTCGCCAAGCAGGACGGCGACCCGGTCGAGGTGGTCGTCGTGGGCAACGGTTCGCCGCTGCCCGCGCTCCCCGAGGGCGTACGGACCATCGAGCTGCCCGAGAACGTGGGCATCCCGGCGGGCCGCAATGTCGGCATCGAGGCGTTCGGACCCGGCGGCTCGGACGTCGACGTACTGCTCTTCCTCGACGACGACGGGCTGCTGCCGGGCACCGACACGGCCGAGCTGTGCCGCCAGGCGTTCGCCGACGACCCGGAGCTGGGCATCATCTCGTTCCGCATCGCCGACCCCGACACCGGCGTCACCCAGCGTCGCCATGTGCCCCGGCTGCGCGCCTCCGATCCGCTGCGGTCCTCCCGGGTGACCACCTTCCTGGGCGGAGCCAACGCGGTCCGTACCACGGTGTTCCAGCAGGTCGGAGGGTTGCCGGACGACTTCTTCTACGCGCATGAGGAGACCGATCTGGCCTGGCGGGCGCTGGACGCCGGCTGGATGATCGATTACCGGTCGGACATGGTGCTGCACCATCCGACCACCGCGCCGAGCAGGCACGCGGTCTATCACCGGATGGTGGCCCGCAACCGGGTCTGGCTGGCCCGGCGTAACCTTCCTGCGCTGCTCGTGCCCGTCTATCTGGGCGTCTGGCTGCTGCTCACGCTGGCCAGGCGTCCGTCGAAAACCGCACTTCGGGCCTGGTTCGGGGGCTTCAGGGAGGGCTGGAAGACACCGTGTGGTCCACGCCGACCCATGAAGTGGCGTACGGTATGGCGCCTGACCCGACTGGGCCGACCTCCTGTCATCTGA
- a CDS encoding transferase has protein sequence MPKQSVKPSVAELRPVVHPTGVKDRRSGEHWAGRLYMREISLRCDRHLVNTRVTPNQLTYLMTVFGVLAAPALLVPGIAGAVLGVLMVQLYLLLDCVDGEIARWKKQFSLSGVYLDRVGAYLCDAAVLVGFGLRAADLWGSGRIDWLWAFLGTLAALGAILIKAETDLVGVARHQGGLPPVKEAAAEPRSSGVALARRAASALQFHRLVLGVEASLLILVVAVVDQVRGDLFFTRLGVAVLAGIALLQTLLHLVSILASSRLK, from the coding sequence ATGCCAAAGCAGTCAGTCAAGCCATCAGTGGCTGAACTCCGCCCGGTCGTCCACCCCACAGGGGTCAAGGACCGGCGGAGCGGTGAGCACTGGGCCGGGCGCCTCTACATGCGGGAAATCTCGCTGCGCTGCGACCGGCACCTGGTGAACACCCGGGTCACGCCCAACCAGCTGACGTATCTGATGACCGTCTTCGGCGTCCTCGCCGCCCCGGCCCTGCTGGTGCCGGGGATCGCGGGCGCCGTGCTCGGGGTGCTGATGGTCCAGCTCTACCTGCTGCTGGACTGCGTCGACGGCGAGATAGCCCGCTGGAAGAAGCAGTTCTCGCTGAGCGGTGTGTATCTGGACCGGGTCGGCGCCTACCTGTGCGACGCCGCGGTGCTCGTCGGCTTCGGGCTGCGCGCCGCCGACCTGTGGGGCTCCGGGCGGATCGACTGGCTGTGGGCGTTCCTCGGCACCCTCGCCGCGCTCGGTGCCATTCTGATCAAGGCCGAGACCGACCTCGTCGGGGTCGCCCGGCACCAGGGCGGTCTGCCGCCGGTCAAGGAGGCGGCCGCCGAGCCGCGCTCGTCCGGTGTGGCGCTGGCCCGCAGAGCGGCCTCGGCGCTGCAGTTCCACCGGCTGGTCCTCGGGGTCGAGGCGTCGCTGCTCATCCTCGTGGTGGCGGTCGTGGACCAGGTGCGCGGGGACCTGTTCTTCACCCGGCTGGGCGTTGCCGTACTGGCTGGTATCGCCCTGCTGCAAACCCTTCTTCACCTCGTGTCCATCCTCGCGTCGAGCAGGCTCAAGTGA
- a CDS encoding dehydrogenase yields MPVLTRLIPSPLVVDIRAGALDDLAGVLADQRISASGKLAIAISGGSGALLRERLSPALPGASWYEVGGGTLDDAIKLADAMKSGHYDAVVGLGGGKIIDCAKFAAARIGLPLVAVATNLSHDGLCSPVATLDNDAGRGSYGVPNPIAVVIDLDVIREAPVRFVRSGIGDALSNISAVADWELSHRETGEQIDGLAAAIARQAGEAVLRHPGGVGDDGFLQVLAEGLVLTGISMSVAGDSRPASGACHEINHAFDLLFPKRAASHGEQCGLAAAFAMRLRGAHEESAHMAEVLHRHGLPVLPEEIGFTVDEFVQVVEFAPKTRPGRYTILEHLDLSTDAIRDAYADYAKAVSQAISG; encoded by the coding sequence GTGCCAGTACTGACGAGGCTCATCCCCTCGCCGCTCGTCGTCGACATCCGCGCGGGCGCCCTGGACGATCTCGCGGGGGTCCTCGCCGACCAGCGGATCTCCGCCTCCGGCAAGCTGGCCATCGCCATCAGCGGCGGCTCCGGCGCCCTGCTGCGCGAGCGGCTGTCACCGGCGCTGCCGGGCGCGAGCTGGTACGAGGTCGGCGGCGGCACGCTGGATGACGCGATCAAGCTCGCCGACGCCATGAAGTCGGGGCACTACGACGCGGTCGTGGGGCTGGGCGGCGGAAAGATCATCGACTGTGCGAAGTTCGCCGCCGCGCGCATCGGCCTTCCGCTGGTCGCCGTCGCCACCAACCTCTCGCACGACGGTCTGTGCTCCCCGGTGGCGACCCTCGACAACGACGCCGGACGCGGCTCGTACGGGGTGCCCAACCCGATCGCGGTGGTCATCGATCTCGATGTGATCCGTGAGGCGCCGGTGCGCTTCGTCCGCTCCGGTATCGGCGACGCCCTGTCCAATATCTCCGCGGTCGCCGACTGGGAGCTGTCCCACCGCGAGACCGGCGAGCAGATCGACGGCCTCGCGGCCGCTATAGCGCGCCAGGCGGGCGAGGCCGTGCTGCGCCACCCCGGCGGGGTCGGCGACGACGGCTTCCTCCAGGTGCTGGCCGAGGGACTGGTGCTCACCGGCATCTCCATGTCGGTCGCGGGGGACTCCCGCCCGGCCTCCGGTGCCTGCCACGAGATCAACCACGCCTTCGACCTCCTCTTCCCCAAGCGCGCCGCCAGCCATGGCGAGCAGTGCGGCCTGGCCGCCGCCTTCGCGATGCGGCTGCGCGGGGCGCACGAGGAGTCGGCGCACATGGCCGAGGTGCTGCACCGGCACGGTCTGCCCGTGCTGCCCGAGGAGATCGGCTTCACCGTGGACGAGTTCGTCCAGGTCGTGGAGTTCGCTCCGAAGACGCGCCCCGGCCGTTACACGATCCTCGAGCACCTCGACCTCTCAACCGACGCGATCAGGGACGCATACGCCGACTATGCCAAAGCAGTCAGTCAAGCCATCAGTGGCTGA
- a CDS encoding nucleotidyl transferase translates to MIGLVLAAGAGRRLRPYTDTLPKALVPVGPEGKEGEPTVLDLTLGNFAEIGLTEVAIVVGYRKEAVYERKEALEQKYGLKLTLIDNDKAEEWNNAYSLWCARDAIQHTVILANGDTVHPVSVEQTLLAARGNGQKIILALDTVKQLADEEMKVVADPDKGVQKITKLMDPAEATGEYIGVTLIEGEAAADLADALKATFERDPDLYYEDGYQELVNRGFKVDVAPIGDVKWVEIDNHDDLAKGRDIACQY, encoded by the coding sequence ATGATCGGCCTCGTGCTCGCGGCCGGCGCCGGACGGCGTCTGCGTCCCTACACCGACACGCTTCCCAAGGCCCTGGTGCCAGTGGGACCCGAGGGGAAGGAAGGCGAGCCCACCGTCCTGGACCTGACCCTCGGCAACTTCGCGGAGATCGGTCTGACCGAGGTCGCCATCGTCGTCGGCTACCGCAAGGAGGCCGTGTACGAGCGCAAGGAGGCCCTGGAGCAGAAGTACGGCCTCAAGCTCACGCTGATCGACAACGACAAGGCCGAGGAGTGGAACAACGCCTACTCCCTCTGGTGCGCCCGTGACGCGATCCAGCACACCGTGATCCTCGCCAACGGCGACACCGTGCACCCGGTCTCCGTCGAGCAGACCCTGCTGGCCGCGCGCGGCAACGGCCAGAAGATCATCCTGGCCCTGGACACGGTCAAGCAGCTCGCCGACGAGGAGATGAAGGTCGTCGCCGACCCCGACAAGGGCGTCCAGAAGATCACCAAGCTGATGGACCCGGCCGAGGCGACCGGTGAGTACATCGGCGTCACCCTCATCGAGGGCGAGGCCGCCGCCGATCTCGCGGACGCGCTGAAGGCCACCTTCGAGCGCGACCCCGACCTCTACTACGAGGACGGCTACCAGGAGCTGGTCAACCGCGGCTTCAAGGTCGACGTGGCCCCGATCGGCGACGTCAAGTGGGTCGAGATCGACAACCACGACGATCTGGCGAAGGGCCGTGACATCGCGTGCCAGTACTGA